The proteins below come from a single Streptomyces spongiicola genomic window:
- the mptB gene encoding polyprenol phosphomannose-dependent alpha 1,6 mannosyltransferase MptB yields the protein MWMRSATGARRLGTAGALAVAAGGTVAGALPVREPWGLWAGYGPAATTAGAVLAYTGLTLLVLAWWTYGRLLAGGRSPGVRYTLVTLGCWAAPLLLAPPLHSADVYSYIAQGAMVLEGHDVYAHGPSVLGPDSSGADAAASVGGHWTDTPAPYGPVFLLLAKAVVAGTGGILVPAVLGMRLLAVAALVLVAWAVRGLAAECGADPSRALWLAVLNPLLLLHVVGGMHNDGLMIGLMLTGVLLALRGRPLTGSAVVALAVMVKSPAVLALLFIGLIAVRRSEGPLARRLVKGLTGPALVAAAVVAAASLLGGTGFGWLLTQGVAGTIHTPLSLTSDLGQAAGLAARALTGAELTAVKGAVQTLGLAAALAVIAFLSFRTLYPWRGRRALDPVYGLGLALLALVALSPMVQPWYLLWGTAAVAATVPAGDSGLVRVLTVLSAGLVYETAPSGHTPPYGFVLGALACAVALVALRRRPASPVLTGPGGVTVPPGRPSVSRPR from the coding sequence ATGTGGATGCGGAGTGCGACCGGCGCGCGCCGGCTGGGGACGGCCGGGGCGCTGGCCGTCGCGGCCGGGGGCACCGTCGCCGGAGCCCTGCCGGTGCGCGAGCCCTGGGGGCTCTGGGCCGGCTACGGGCCCGCGGCGACCACGGCGGGCGCCGTCCTCGCGTACACCGGGCTGACGCTGCTGGTGCTCGCCTGGTGGACGTACGGCAGGCTGCTCGCCGGTGGCCGGAGCCCGGGCGTCCGGTACACCCTCGTCACCCTCGGCTGCTGGGCCGCGCCGCTCCTCCTCGCGCCACCGCTGCACAGCGCCGACGTCTACAGCTACATCGCCCAGGGCGCGATGGTCCTCGAAGGCCACGACGTGTACGCGCACGGGCCGTCGGTGCTCGGCCCGGACTCGTCCGGCGCCGACGCGGCGGCGAGCGTCGGCGGGCACTGGACGGACACCCCGGCGCCGTACGGACCGGTGTTCCTGCTGCTGGCGAAGGCCGTGGTGGCGGGCACGGGCGGCATCCTCGTGCCCGCCGTGCTCGGGATGCGGCTGCTCGCCGTCGCCGCGCTCGTCCTCGTCGCCTGGGCGGTACGGGGGCTCGCCGCCGAGTGCGGGGCGGATCCGTCCCGGGCGCTGTGGCTGGCCGTGCTCAACCCGCTTCTGCTGCTGCACGTCGTCGGCGGCATGCACAACGACGGCCTGATGATCGGTCTCATGCTGACCGGGGTGCTGCTGGCGCTGCGCGGGCGGCCGCTGACGGGCAGCGCGGTGGTCGCCCTCGCCGTGATGGTCAAGTCCCCGGCGGTGCTCGCCCTGCTCTTCATCGGGCTGATCGCGGTACGCCGGAGCGAAGGACCCCTGGCACGGCGCCTGGTGAAGGGCCTGACCGGACCCGCGCTGGTGGCCGCCGCGGTCGTGGCCGCGGCGTCGCTGCTCGGCGGCACCGGCTTCGGCTGGCTGCTGACGCAGGGCGTCGCCGGGACCATACACACGCCCCTGTCGCTCACCAGCGACCTCGGCCAGGCCGCGGGCCTCGCCGCCCGTGCCCTCACCGGTGCCGAACTCACCGCCGTGAAGGGCGCGGTGCAGACCCTCGGCCTCGCCGCCGCGCTCGCGGTGATCGCCTTCCTCTCCTTCCGGACGCTGTACCCGTGGCGCGGCCGCCGGGCTCTCGATCCCGTGTACGGCCTGGGGTTGGCGCTCCTCGCGCTGGTCGCGCTGTCGCCGATGGTGCAGCCCTGGTACCTGCTGTGGGGGACGGCAGCCGTCGCGGCGACGGTACCCGCTGGGGACTCCGGGCTCGTCCGGGTGCTGACGGTGCTCTCCGCCGGGCTGGTGTACGAGACGGCCCCCTCGGGCCACACCCCGCCGTACGGCTTCGTGCTGGGGGCGCTGGCCTGCGCGGTGGCTCTCGTCGCCCTGCGCCGACGCCCCGCGAGTCCGGTACTCACCGGCCCCGGCGGGGTGACCGTCCCGCCAGGGCGTCCGTCCGTTTCCCGTCCTCGATGA
- a CDS encoding amino acid deaminase, with translation MPADSTADSTVEGPDRLDRSDRSDRLDRLDRLDRETVDHRFKGLPPDAEGLTVGELAAQRRNLFTGGFTTPVLALSAAALEHNLALLETYAERHGLAFAPHGKTSMSPQLFARQLERGAWGITAAVPHQLRVYRAHGIRSVFLANELVDPVALRWLAAELERDPDFRFVCYVDSVRGVELMDEALGGTARPVDVVVELGAGEDARTGARSEADCTAVAEAVAATTTLRLVGVAGYEGEVPDATPERVRDWLHRLVSLAVSFDRDGRFADTDEIVVSAGGSAWFDTVAEVFAELPALSRPVLKLLRSGAYVSHDDGQYRRLTPFNRVPEEGALEPAFRLWAQVVSRPTGHQAFVNAGKRDAAHDLHLPEAQVVRDARDGSVRPASGITVTRLSDQHAWLTTDADADLEVGDWVGMGLSHPCTSFDKWQLIPVVEPDGSVTDFIRTFF, from the coding sequence ATGCCCGCCGACAGCACCGCCGACAGCACCGTCGAAGGCCCCGACCGGCTCGACCGATCGGACCGGTCCGACCGGCTCGACCGGCTCGACCGGCTCGACCGCGAGACCGTCGACCACCGTTTCAAGGGGCTCCCCCCGGACGCCGAGGGCCTCACCGTCGGCGAACTCGCAGCGCAGCGGCGCAACCTCTTCACCGGTGGCTTCACCACTCCCGTGCTCGCCCTCTCCGCGGCTGCCCTGGAGCACAACCTCGCCCTGCTGGAGACCTACGCCGAGCGCCACGGCCTGGCGTTCGCCCCGCACGGCAAGACCTCCATGTCGCCGCAGCTCTTCGCCCGGCAGCTGGAGCGCGGGGCCTGGGGCATCACCGCCGCCGTCCCGCACCAGCTCCGCGTCTACCGCGCCCACGGGATCCGGAGCGTCTTCCTCGCCAACGAGCTCGTCGACCCGGTGGCGCTGCGCTGGCTCGCCGCCGAGCTGGAACGGGACCCGGACTTCCGGTTCGTCTGCTACGTCGACTCCGTGCGCGGCGTGGAGCTGATGGACGAGGCGCTGGGCGGTACCGCCCGGCCCGTGGACGTCGTGGTCGAACTCGGCGCAGGCGAGGACGCGCGCACCGGCGCCCGCAGCGAGGCCGACTGCACCGCCGTCGCCGAAGCCGTCGCCGCGACGACGACCCTGCGGCTGGTCGGTGTCGCGGGTTACGAGGGCGAGGTGCCGGACGCGACCCCGGAGCGGGTACGCGACTGGCTGCACCGGCTCGTCTCGCTCGCCGTCTCCTTCGACAGGGACGGCCGCTTCGCGGACACGGACGAGATCGTGGTGAGCGCCGGCGGCAGCGCGTGGTTCGACACCGTCGCCGAGGTGTTCGCGGAGCTTCCCGCGCTGTCCCGCCCGGTGCTGAAGCTGCTGCGCTCCGGCGCGTACGTCTCCCACGACGACGGCCAGTACCGGCGTCTGACGCCGTTCAACCGGGTGCCCGAGGAGGGCGCGCTGGAGCCGGCGTTCCGGCTCTGGGCCCAGGTCGTGTCCCGGCCGACCGGGCACCAGGCGTTCGTCAACGCGGGCAAGCGCGACGCGGCGCACGACCTCCACCTCCCCGAGGCCCAGGTCGTCCGGGACGCCCGCGACGGCTCGGTGCGCCCCGCCTCCGGCATCACCGTCACCCGGCTGTCGGACCAGCACGCCTGGCTGACCACGGACGCGGACGCGGACCTGGAGGTCGGGGACTGGGTCGGCATGGGCCTGTCTCATCCGTGCACGTCGTTCGACAAGTGGCAGCTGATCCCGGTGGTGGAGCCCGACGGGAGCGTCACGGACTTCATCCGCACCTTCTTCTGA
- a CDS encoding M14 family metallopeptidase, which translates to MRLRTRGSGIPGRAGGRHGRRSATRSATLAGLLALAVAAPFTATASPAPEPSAPATTAADERTRQYEIHGPSTVAERTAIAATGVSLDEVHDHTVVVSADTAQAERLRALGHDLEPLPAPPSRKTAGVAVQPFDFPPADSRYHNYAEMTAEIDQRVAAHPDIMSKRVIGKSYQGRDIVAIKISDNVGTDENEPEVLFTHHQHAREHLTVEMALYLLRELGDDYGSDSRITNAVDSREIWIVPDLNPDGGEYDIATGSYRSWRKNRQPNSGSSAVGTDLNRNWDYKFGCCGGSSGSPSSDTYRGKSAESAPEVKVVADFVRSRVVGGEQQITAGIDFHTYSELILWPYGYTKADTAPGMTQDDRDAFAAVGQKMAASNGYTPEQSSDLYITDGSIDDWLWGDQRIFGYTFELYPRSFIGGGFYPPDEVIERETSRNRDAVLQLLENADCMYRSIGKEQQYCS; encoded by the coding sequence ATGCGACTTCGCACACGCGGCTCCGGCATCCCCGGCCGCGCCGGCGGGCGCCACGGCCGGAGATCCGCCACCCGGTCCGCCACCCTCGCCGGCCTGCTGGCACTCGCCGTGGCCGCGCCCTTCACGGCGACCGCCTCACCGGCCCCCGAACCGTCGGCCCCCGCGACCACCGCAGCGGACGAGCGGACCCGCCAGTACGAGATCCACGGGCCGTCGACCGTCGCCGAGCGCACCGCCATCGCGGCCACCGGCGTCTCCCTCGACGAGGTCCACGACCACACGGTCGTGGTCAGCGCCGACACCGCCCAGGCCGAGCGGCTCCGCGCCCTCGGCCACGACCTCGAACCGCTGCCCGCTCCGCCGTCCCGCAAGACGGCGGGCGTCGCGGTGCAGCCGTTCGACTTCCCGCCCGCGGACTCCCGCTACCACAACTACGCCGAGATGACCGCGGAGATCGACCAGCGCGTCGCCGCGCACCCGGACATCATGAGCAAACGGGTGATCGGCAAGTCGTACCAGGGCCGGGACATCGTCGCCATCAAGATCAGCGACAATGTCGGCACCGACGAGAACGAGCCCGAGGTCCTCTTCACCCACCACCAGCACGCCCGTGAGCACCTCACCGTGGAGATGGCCCTCTACCTGCTGCGCGAACTCGGCGACGACTACGGCTCCGACTCCCGGATCACCAACGCGGTCGACAGCCGGGAGATCTGGATCGTGCCGGACCTCAACCCGGACGGCGGCGAGTACGACATCGCCACCGGTTCCTACCGGAGCTGGCGCAAGAACCGCCAGCCCAACTCCGGTTCGTCGGCCGTCGGTACGGACCTGAACCGCAACTGGGACTACAAGTTCGGCTGCTGCGGCGGCTCCTCCGGCTCCCCCAGCTCGGACACCTACCGCGGCAAGTCCGCCGAGTCCGCCCCCGAGGTGAAGGTCGTCGCCGACTTCGTGCGCTCCCGCGTCGTCGGAGGCGAGCAGCAGATCACGGCGGGCATCGACTTCCACACCTACAGCGAGCTGATCCTGTGGCCGTACGGCTACACCAAGGCCGACACCGCCCCGGGCATGACCCAGGACGACCGCGACGCCTTCGCCGCCGTCGGCCAGAAGATGGCCGCGAGCAACGGGTACACCCCCGAGCAGTCCAGCGACCTGTACATCACGGACGGGTCGATCGACGACTGGCTGTGGGGCGACCAGCGGATCTTCGGCTACACCTTCGAGCTGTACCCGAGGAGCTTCATCGGCGGCGGCTTCTACCCGCCCGACGAGGTGATCGAGCGGGAGACCAGCCGCAACCGCGACGCGGTGCTGCAACTGCTGGAGAACGCGGACTGCATGTACCGCTCGATCGGCAAGGAGCAGCAGTACTGCTCCTGA
- a CDS encoding Nramp family divalent metal transporter, whose translation MADTVEEPAGRTAGPVTRRAGWRHIGPGIVVAATGVGAGDLVATLIAGSKFGYTLLWAAVVGCLVKISLAEAAGRWHLATGRTLFDGWRSLGRWTTIYFIGYVVVWGFVYGAAAMSSSALPLGALFPDVMDLKWWGILCGLAGLAFVWFNRYAVFEKVMTVMVGVMFVITVYLAVRVAPNLGDAFAGLVPVLPEGSLVYTLGLVGGVGGTITLAAYGYWVNAKGWKDSGWMKVMRLDNRVAYLTTGVFVVAMLFVGAELLHASGVAIAKGDKGLLDLGTILADRYGAATAKLFLVGFFATSFTSLIGVWHGVSLLFADFVAHYRPSPAPAGTPRDRSRAFRGYLLWLTFPPISLLFLDQPFGLVIAYGVIGAFFMPFLALTLVWLLNSERVRREWRNGPLSNGMLGAAGLLFIVLCVQQVRELPW comes from the coding sequence ATGGCGGACACGGTGGAGGAGCCGGCAGGACGGACGGCGGGCCCGGTGACGCGCAGGGCCGGTTGGCGGCACATCGGCCCCGGCATCGTCGTCGCCGCGACCGGCGTCGGCGCGGGCGACCTCGTCGCGACCCTGATCGCGGGCAGCAAGTTCGGCTACACGCTGCTGTGGGCGGCGGTCGTCGGCTGCCTGGTGAAGATCTCACTGGCCGAGGCGGCGGGGCGCTGGCACCTCGCCACCGGCCGAACCCTCTTCGACGGCTGGCGCAGCCTCGGACGGTGGACCACGATCTACTTCATCGGGTACGTGGTCGTCTGGGGCTTCGTCTACGGAGCAGCGGCGATGTCCTCCAGCGCGCTGCCGCTCGGCGCGCTGTTCCCGGACGTGATGGACCTCAAGTGGTGGGGCATCCTCTGCGGGCTGGCCGGACTGGCGTTCGTCTGGTTCAACCGGTACGCCGTGTTCGAGAAGGTCATGACGGTCATGGTGGGCGTGATGTTCGTCATCACCGTCTATCTGGCGGTGCGCGTCGCACCGAACCTCGGCGACGCCTTCGCGGGCCTCGTCCCGGTCCTCCCGGAAGGCTCACTCGTGTACACACTCGGCCTGGTCGGCGGAGTGGGCGGCACCATCACGCTCGCCGCGTACGGGTACTGGGTCAACGCCAAGGGATGGAAGGACAGCGGCTGGATGAAGGTGATGCGGCTCGACAACCGCGTCGCCTACCTCACCACCGGGGTCTTCGTGGTCGCGATGCTCTTCGTCGGTGCCGAGCTGCTGCACGCCTCCGGAGTCGCGATCGCCAAGGGCGACAAGGGCCTGCTGGACCTCGGCACGATCCTGGCGGACCGCTACGGTGCCGCCACGGCGAAGCTCTTCCTCGTCGGCTTCTTCGCCACCTCCTTCACCTCGCTGATCGGCGTCTGGCACGGTGTCAGCCTGCTGTTCGCCGACTTCGTCGCCCACTACCGCCCGTCGCCGGCGCCGGCCGGGACACCGCGGGACAGGTCACGGGCCTTCCGCGGCTACCTGCTGTGGCTCACCTTCCCGCCGATCTCGCTGCTCTTCCTCGACCAGCCCTTCGGCCTCGTCATCGCCTACGGCGTGATCGGAGCCTTCTTCATGCCGTTCCTGGCGCTGACCCTGGTCTGGCTGCTCAACTCGGAGCGCGTCCGGCGGGAGTGGCGCAACGGCCCGCTGAGCAACGGCATGCTGGGCGCGGCGGGACTGCTGTTCATCGTGCTGTGCGTGCAGCAGGTGCGTGAACTCCCGTGGTGA
- a CDS encoding chitinase, with amino-acid sequence MDRTTRRRRRGWLRGVLALAMGAGLGLTGGAGTALAADVNNARNAGFESGLTAWTCSAGSGAAVSSPVRTGAAALRGTPSGQDNARCSQTVSVRPGSTYRLSAWVQGSYVYLGASGTGTTDVSTWTPGGSGWSQLSTAFTTGPGTTSVTVYLHGWYGQPAYHADDVSVFGPDGGGGGDPDPVVPPVPAGLTAGAVTSSSVALNWSASPGAASYHVYRDGTRVLSVTGTSATVSGLTASTSYRFQVSAANAAGESAKSAAVTATTSGGGDPGGPSVPRHALTGYWQNFDNGATVQRLRDVSAQYDIIAVSFADSTATAGEIAFNLDPAVGYGSVDEFRNDIAAKKRAGKSVVLSVGGERGNVVINSDASATAFADSAYSLMRSYGFNGIDIDLEHGINAEYLTKALRRLSHRAGPSLVLTMAPQTIDMQSTGTEYFRTALAVKDILTVVNTQYYNSGSMLGCDRKVHSQGTVDFITALACIQLEGGLDASQVGIGVPASPRAAGSGYVDPQIVRNALDCLTRGTHCGSFRPARTYPALRGAMTWSTNWDATAGSTWSDAVGPHVHSLP; translated from the coding sequence GTGGACCGCACCACACGCAGACGCAGACGCGGCTGGCTCCGCGGAGTGCTGGCGCTTGCCATGGGCGCCGGGCTGGGGCTGACCGGCGGGGCCGGCACCGCCCTGGCCGCCGATGTCAACAACGCGCGGAACGCCGGGTTCGAGTCGGGGCTGACCGCCTGGACGTGCTCGGCCGGGAGCGGAGCCGCCGTGTCGTCACCGGTCCGCACCGGGGCGGCGGCACTCCGGGGCACGCCCTCCGGGCAGGACAACGCGAGGTGCTCGCAGACGGTGTCCGTGCGACCCGGCTCGACCTACCGGCTCAGCGCCTGGGTGCAGGGCTCGTACGTATACCTCGGCGCGAGCGGGACGGGCACGACCGATGTGTCGACCTGGACTCCCGGGGGCTCCGGCTGGTCCCAGTTGAGCACCGCCTTCACCACGGGCCCCGGCACCACGTCGGTGACGGTCTACCTGCACGGCTGGTACGGGCAGCCCGCCTACCACGCCGACGACGTCTCGGTGTTCGGGCCCGACGGGGGCGGCGGCGGGGACCCCGACCCGGTGGTCCCCCCGGTCCCGGCCGGACTCACCGCCGGCGCGGTGACCTCCTCGTCCGTGGCGCTCAACTGGTCGGCCTCCCCCGGCGCGGCCTCCTACCACGTGTACCGGGACGGCACCAGGGTCCTGTCGGTCACGGGGACCTCCGCGACCGTGAGCGGGCTGACCGCCTCGACGTCCTACCGCTTCCAGGTGTCCGCCGCGAACGCGGCCGGAGAGTCGGCGAAGTCGGCGGCGGTGACCGCGACCACGTCGGGCGGCGGCGACCCCGGCGGCCCCTCGGTGCCGAGGCACGCGCTGACCGGCTACTGGCAGAACTTCGACAACGGCGCGACCGTGCAGAGACTGCGGGACGTGTCGGCGCAGTACGACATCATCGCGGTCTCGTTCGCCGACTCCACGGCGACCGCAGGTGAGATCGCCTTCAACCTGGACCCGGCCGTCGGCTACGGCTCGGTGGACGAGTTCAGGAACGACATCGCCGCCAAGAAGCGCGCCGGGAAGTCGGTCGTCCTCTCCGTCGGCGGTGAGCGGGGCAATGTCGTGATCAACAGCGACGCCTCCGCGACGGCCTTCGCCGACAGCGCGTACTCCCTGATGCGGAGCTACGGCTTCAACGGTATCGACATCGACCTCGAGCACGGCATCAACGCGGAGTATCTGACCAAGGCACTGAGGCGGTTGTCGCACCGTGCCGGCCCCTCGCTGGTACTGACGATGGCCCCGCAGACCATCGACATGCAGAGCACCGGGACGGAGTACTTCAGGACCGCCCTCGCCGTGAAGGACATCCTCACCGTCGTCAACACCCAGTACTACAACAGCGGTTCGATGCTGGGCTGCGACCGGAAGGTCCATTCGCAGGGAACGGTGGACTTCATCACCGCGCTCGCCTGCATACAGCTCGAGGGCGGGCTGGACGCGTCCCAGGTGGGCATCGGGGTCCCCGCGTCGCCCAGGGCGGCCGGCAGCGGCTATGTCGATCCGCAGATCGTGCGGAACGCGCTGGACTGCCTGACCCGCGGCACCCACTGCGGCTCGTTCAGGCCGGCTCGTACGTACCCCGCCCTGCGCGGTGCGATGACCTGGTCGACGAACTGGGACGCGACGGCCGGCAGCACCTGGTCCGACGCGGTCGGACCGCACGTCCACAGCCTGCCCTGA